One Skermanella pratensis genomic window, CGGCGCGTTCCAGCACGCGGACATGCTTGGACGCAGCCTCCAGCGACATGGAGAAGGGGGCAGCCAGTTCGCCGATCCGGCGTTCGCCCGCTGCCAGATCGCGCAGCATCGCCCGCCGCGTGGGATCGGCCAGGGCTTGGAACACCAGATCCAGGTTCGTCGCGTTATGTTCAACCATGTGGTTGAGTTAAAGGCAGCGGCGGCGGATTGTCAACCGAATTGTTGAATATAGCGAGGCACTAGGGGTTATTCCGTATTTATCGCCGGGGCGGTCGGGCCTATTTTTCCCCTACGAAGCGCGACGGTGGTCGAGGAGGTCGCGGTTCATCGTCCGACCGCTGGAGGCTGGGGTGAGTGCGCATTATAATCGGACGGTCTTCCTGGTCGACGACGACGAACCCGTGCGGGACTCGCTGAAGACCCTCCTGGAATCCTACTGCATGCCGGTCGAAGACTATCCGTCCTGCCCCGAGTTCCTTGAGAACTTCAAGGCGGAGGATGCCGGATGCCTGGTGCTGGACCTGCATTTGCCGGTGATGAGCGGCCTGGAATTCATGGAAACCTACCGCACCCGGCTCAACGACATGCCGGTGATCCTGATCACCGGACGCGGCGACCCCGCCACCAAGGCGCGGGCCCTGGAGGCGGGGGTGCTCGCCTTCATCGAGAAGCCGTTCGAGGACGAGATCCTCGTCGACATGATCCGGACCGCGCTCGCCCGGCCGACCCGTCATTGAGGCCGGCCGGAAAGCCGCTCCCGGTCAGTCCCGGTCAGAAGCGCAGCTTCAGCTTGCCCATGATCCGCTCGTAATCGTCGCCGAAGCCATAGGCCACGCCGAGTTCGATCCGGTCGAACCGGAAACGGCCGGCGGTCGCGGCCTTTGCGAGGCTGACCGAGACCTCGTCGAACGCTTCGACGAACAGGTCGTCGCCCAGGTACCGGCTATCCACGAAGGACACCGTCGCAAGCAGCGGGGCCGCCCCTTCGGTCAGGTCCCGCGACACCGAGATGCCGTTGCGCAGGATGACGTTGGTCAGGTCGTAATCGATGTCGTAGTCGCCGACCGACACGCCGGTCGCCCGGTAGACACCCGCCATGTTGCCGAGGCCGAACCGCCAGCCGCCCCAATCCCAGCGGAAGTCGCTGGTCAGCGATCCGGAATAGACCACCGCCGCGGCGCCCATGTCGATCGATCCGGCGATGCCGGCCCGGACCGCCGGTGTCAGCGACCAGGAGTCGGTCAGCGGCACCCGGACGCCCACGCCCAGCGACCCGGACAGCGAGTCGGACTCGCCGGTCCGGATCCAGTTGACCGGCAGGTCGAACAGGACGGCGGCATCGGACCCTTCAAAGTTCAAACGGTAGGACAGCGCGCCGGTCACCCGGTCCTGGTCGTAACCGCCCGGAGCCGTACCCCGCCCGCCCTCGACCGCGAAGCCGAACAGGTCGGTTCCCCCCTGCCCGCCGGAGCGGCCGAGCGCGTCGGTGCCCTGGGAGAAGTCGGCCGCACCCATCAGCGACATCAGGCTGTCCGGGTTGCCGGCCACCGGATCGATGGCGGTCTCCCGCACGGCGGCCTGGAGGATGCTGGTGACGTCGCTGGCGCCCTGCCCCTTGAAGTAGTCGGACAGGGCGTCCTCCGCCTCGTCCCGGGTCGCCCCGGTGAAGGTCCGCTCGATTCCGGCGGCGGGCACCTTCAGCACCAAGTCGGCCCCGGCGCCCGGATACTCGATCGTGGCGCCCAGGCCCCGCAGGTTGAAGACGGCGGTGGCGGGAGCGTTGTCGGTATAGCTCGGCAGAAGGTTTCTCAGGCTGCTGCCCGAGACGCTGTCGATGGCATCCTCGATGCTGTCATAGCTGTAGGTCCTGCTCTCGCCGTTGGCGCTCAGCGTGGCGACGAAAGCGTCCGCCGCCCCGGCGCTTGAGGCCGGCACGAGAACCAGCGGCAGCAGCACCGTCGAGACGGCCGTCGAGGCCGCCAGAAAACCTGACCTGTTCACCCAAACCCTCGCGATACACAGTTGGCGGGTCGCCTGCCGCCCGCCGTGGCGAGGGAATAGGGCAAACTGGTTAACTATCCATTAAGGTTAACCCGTTCATTCGATCTTGGACTGGGGGTTTTCCGACAGCTCCATGATCAAGCTGGTGGTCAGGTAAAGCCTCGGGGCGATGCTGGACAGCTCCATATATTCCTCCGGCGAATGCAGGCCGGCGCCGACGACGCCCATGGTCTCCAGCACGGCGGGCTTGGGACTGCCGGGAACATAGGCATAGCCGGCATCGGTGCCGAAACGCATGGCGACCGGCTCGACGGTCTGCCCGATCCGGCCGTAGACCTGCGTGGCGAGCGCCGCCAGCTCATCCGAGCCCTGGTTCTTCGCCAGCGGCGGGCGTCCCTTCTCGATGCGGAACTGCACCTCCGTGTCGGGGATCAGCTTGTCCGCGATGATCCGCCGGCCATCGGCCAGGACGCGGTCGTATTCGGTCAGATCGGAATAGCGCATGTCGGCTTCGGCGGCTGCGGACGACGGGATGATGTTCCGCTTCTCCCCGCCCTTCACGATGGTCCAGTTGACCGTGGTGCCCTTGGCCGGATCGCCCAGGTCCTTGAGCCGGACGATCTGGTGGGCAAGTTCGGTGACCGCGTTGCGGCCCTCCTCGGGAGCGGAGCCGGCGTGCGACGCCCTGCCTTCGACATCCAAATACACCGTGTTGATGCCGTTGGTCGCGGTCGTGACGGCATCCTTGTCCGGCGGCTCGTAGGAGAAGACATAGTCCTGTTCGCGCGCCAGATCGGCGATCATCCGCTTGGAGCCGCCCGAACCCGTCTCCTCGTCGGGGTTGAACAGGACCGTGATCGAACCGTAGCGGTCGAAGCCCTGGTCGCGCAGCAGCTTCAGCGAATGGAGGATCATGGCGAGGCCGCCC contains:
- a CDS encoding response regulator transcription factor, producing MSAHYNRTVFLVDDDEPVRDSLKTLLESYCMPVEDYPSCPEFLENFKAEDAGCLVLDLHLPVMSGLEFMETYRTRLNDMPVILITGRGDPATKARALEAGVLAFIEKPFEDEILVDMIRTALARPTRH
- a CDS encoding M20/M25/M40 family metallo-hydrolase yields the protein MLMRPATLVAAIALSSFGVSMAAAQESGRSADQPADELLKRAEAERPEFLTTLEQLVAVDTGTGHAEGLSKVEGMLVERLKSLGAEVEVTPAQPSVGSNIVGTLKGSGEAKFLLMVHYDTVFGPGTAAERPFKVDGERAYGPGVADAKGGLAMILHSLKLLRDQGFDRYGSITVLFNPDEETGSGGSKRMIADLAREQDYVFSYEPPDKDAVTTATNGINTVYLDVEGRASHAGSAPEEGRNAVTELAHQIVRLKDLGDPAKGTTVNWTIVKGGEKRNIIPSSAAAEADMRYSDLTEYDRVLADGRRIIADKLIPDTEVQFRIEKGRPPLAKNQGSDELAALATQVYGRIGQTVEPVAMRFGTDAGYAYVPGSPKPAVLETMGVVGAGLHSPEEYMELSSIAPRLYLTTSLIMELSENPQSKIE